A window of the Desulforapulum autotrophicum HRM2 genome harbors these coding sequences:
- a CDS encoding 4-vinyl reductase, protein MNNNKIILESEIRTILLKGLYQFAQEEIGKDAIKIFNWIDTSKYRIKNKFKNKIEDLTIEHLIEEDNFAISNTLSNQIFAKAEELLPGEDPLYRQGIHFIRNNKLVRLMSSIVKRMPLEFLLKRGNKENKNYNNILTIHSYRGDGNQIFIENHFLDGISLTIDGHVQNKPVCNQYRGCLAGYMEIAGFQEYTVKEIQCVTEGAEFCKYELSWVKKPPIKQRIQRNLLSFFAKDLLSDMQNKASEHEHLVFDLEEQIKVKTTEYLKAKNDAEQARNKTELLNQQLETAVKKLERLARFDVLTGIPNLDEPEPKRVGQCG, encoded by the coding sequence GTGAACAACAATAAAATAATTTTAGAATCAGAGATCAGAACGATTTTGCTTAAAGGCCTTTATCAATTTGCACAAGAGGAAATTGGTAAAGATGCAATCAAAATATTCAACTGGATAGATACATCTAAATATAGAATAAAAAATAAATTTAAAAACAAAATAGAAGATTTAACAATTGAGCACCTGATAGAAGAAGATAATTTTGCAATTTCCAATACACTTTCAAATCAAATCTTTGCAAAAGCAGAGGAACTTTTACCAGGAGAAGATCCTCTTTATCGGCAGGGAATTCATTTTATTCGAAACAATAAATTAGTAAGATTAATGAGTAGTATTGTGAAAAGGATGCCCCTAGAATTTCTGCTAAAGCGCGGGAACAAAGAGAATAAGAATTATAACAATATTCTCACAATCCATTCTTATCGTGGAGATGGGAATCAAATATTTATAGAAAATCATTTTCTTGACGGCATTAGTTTAACAATTGATGGTCATGTTCAAAACAAGCCTGTTTGCAATCAATATAGGGGGTGTCTTGCAGGGTATATGGAAATAGCAGGATTTCAAGAGTATACGGTTAAAGAAATTCAGTGTGTAACCGAAGGGGCAGAATTTTGCAAATATGAACTTTCCTGGGTAAAAAAACCACCGATCAAACAAAGAATTCAACGAAATTTATTGTCTTTTTTTGCAAAAGATCTACTTTCAGATATGCAGAATAAAGCTTCAGAACATGAACATCTTGTTTTTGACTTAGAAGAACAAATCAAGGTAAAAACAACAGAATATTTAAAAGCTAAAAATGATGCCGAACAAGCTAGAAACAAAACAGAATTGCTTAATCAACAATTGGAAACAGCGGTAAAGAAACTTGAACGGCTTGCTCGATTCGATGTCTTAACAGGTATACCTAACCTGGACGAGCCAGAACCAAAAAGGGTTGGCCAGTGCGGTTAA
- a CDS encoding PocR ligand-binding domain-containing protein, with the protein MVNTKIVDFIDFKKVNPLLEGFNQITGFVTAILDLEGNVLSKSKWRQICTEFHRINPETAKNCTVSDTVLSNKMNGGGKYHFYKCLNGLIDVAVPIIIDGNHVANLFSGQFLFEEPDISFFKKQAKIHGFEESSYLKALAKVPIISQEKVKTAMDFLLNMTKVISEITSQKLEQIELNKQREKNEEALRHSEEDLKKSQRIAHVGSWRLDLASNHVVWSEELYRMYGFDPSSPPPPYTEHQKLFTPESWNKLSTALTNTRETGIPYELELETLREDGSRGWMWVHGEVIRDATGTTVGLRGVTQDITGRKQTEEALKTSEKKYHSLFKNAQVALFRNRLSDGKILEINERYAKMSGYSNIEDCMAEFNAADAWVDPNGRKEFLRILHKNGVISDYETEIIRRDGTHIWISFSATIFPEQGFLEGSIVDITERKRSERNQEKLQLQLNQAQKMESVGRLAGGVAHDFNNMLSIILGNAEIIMEDMDPSNPIVTNLEEIYKAAERSSSLTRQLLAFARKQTIAPKILNLNHVLADMLKMLMRLIGEDIDLTWNPAPNLWSVKIDPSQIDQILANLCVNARDSIKSVGKVTIETGNISFDEAYCKEHQGFNPGSYVMMAVSDNGSGMDKKILDKLFEPFFTTKSIGQGTGLGLATVYGIVKQNHGFINVYSEPGEGTTFKIYLPVHSETAVAKQKDFKKTSLKGNETILLVEDEKAILKMTKIMLERLGYTVLTASAPTEAISIMETSNVNEIQLLMTDVVMPEMNGRDLSRKLLTIYPGLKCLFMSGYTANVIAHHGVLDTGVQFINKPFSMQDLAAKVRDVLDDGE; encoded by the coding sequence ATGGTGAATACTAAAATTGTTGATTTTATCGATTTTAAAAAGGTGAATCCCCTTCTTGAAGGGTTCAACCAAATAACCGGTTTTGTAACAGCCATTTTAGACCTTGAAGGCAATGTTTTATCGAAATCGAAATGGAGACAAATCTGTACTGAATTTCACCGTATTAATCCTGAAACCGCTAAAAATTGCACAGTTAGCGATACCGTCTTATCCAATAAAATGAACGGGGGCGGAAAATATCATTTTTATAAATGCTTAAATGGATTAATTGATGTCGCTGTTCCGATAATAATAGACGGAAATCATGTTGCCAACCTTTTTTCCGGACAATTTCTTTTTGAAGAACCGGACATCTCTTTTTTTAAAAAACAGGCCAAGATACATGGCTTTGAGGAAAGTTCCTACCTTAAAGCGCTTGCAAAGGTCCCAATAATTTCGCAGGAGAAAGTTAAAACTGCAATGGATTTTTTATTGAACATGACCAAGGTGATCAGTGAAATAACATCTCAAAAGTTGGAACAAATAGAACTGAATAAACAGAGAGAAAAAAATGAGGAGGCATTGCGGCATAGCGAGGAAGATTTAAAGAAATCCCAGCGAATTGCCCATGTGGGCAGTTGGCGTTTGGACCTTGCGAGCAATCATGTCGTTTGGTCGGAAGAACTTTATAGAATGTATGGTTTTGATCCCTCATCCCCTCCACCTCCTTACACCGAACATCAGAAACTGTTCACCCCTGAAAGTTGGAACAAATTGTCCACGGCCCTGACCAACACTCGAGAGACTGGAATCCCCTATGAGCTTGAGTTGGAAACATTGCGGGAGGATGGGAGCCGGGGATGGATGTGGGTGCACGGAGAGGTCATTCGTGATGCAACAGGTACCACTGTCGGACTAAGGGGAGTGACTCAGGATATCACAGGGCGTAAACAGACAGAGGAGGCTCTGAAAACCAGTGAAAAAAAGTATCACTCCTTGTTTAAAAATGCCCAGGTAGCGCTGTTCAGGAATAGACTTTCCGACGGCAAGATCCTTGAAATAAATGAACGATATGCAAAAATGTCAGGCTATTCTAATATTGAAGACTGTATGGCTGAGTTCAATGCGGCCGATGCATGGGTTGATCCCAACGGGCGCAAGGAATTTTTGAGAATTTTACATAAAAATGGAGTTATCAGCGATTACGAGACGGAAATTATACGCAGGGATGGAACCCATATCTGGATATCCTTTTCGGCAACGATTTTCCCAGAACAGGGATTTCTTGAAGGATCAATAGTGGATATAACTGAACGTAAGAGATCCGAAAGAAACCAGGAGAAATTGCAACTCCAGTTGAATCAGGCTCAGAAAATGGAATCCGTGGGCCGTCTGGCCGGAGGTGTTGCCCATGATTTTAACAATATGTTAAGTATCATTCTTGGTAATGCTGAAATCATCATGGAGGATATGGACCCGTCAAATCCTATTGTCACAAATCTGGAAGAGATATATAAAGCAGCCGAACGATCCAGCAGCTTGACCAGACAATTGTTAGCCTTTGCCCGCAAACAAACGATTGCTCCCAAGATACTAAACCTGAACCATGTCCTTGCTGATATGCTTAAAATGCTGATGCGTCTGATTGGTGAGGATATTGATTTGACCTGGAATCCGGCCCCAAATCTGTGGTCTGTCAAAATAGACCCTTCCCAGATCGACCAGATATTGGCAAACCTCTGTGTGAATGCCAGAGATTCAATTAAGAGTGTCGGTAAAGTTACCATTGAGACAGGCAATATTTCCTTTGATGAAGCTTATTGCAAAGAACATCAAGGCTTTAATCCCGGTAGTTATGTAATGATGGCCGTCAGTGATAATGGTTCCGGCATGGATAAAAAGATCCTTGATAAACTTTTTGAACCCTTTTTTACCACAAAAAGTATCGGCCAGGGAACCGGTCTTGGGTTGGCAACAGTCTATGGCATTGTAAAACAGAACCATGGTTTTATAAACGTTTACAGTGAGCCCGGTGAAGGGACGACTTTTAAAATTTACCTTCCTGTTCATTCAGAAACGGCAGTTGCCAAACAAAAAGATTTTAAGAAAACATCTCTGAAAGGGAATGAAACCATTCTATTGGTGGAGGATGAAAAGGCCATCCTGAAGATGACCAAGATAATGCTTGAACGACTGGGCTACACCGTATTGACGGCTTCTGCGCCGACTGAAGCCATATCAATCATGGAGACTTCTAATGTTAATGAAATTCAACTGCTTATGACGGATGTTGTCATGCCCGAAATGAATGGCCGGGATCTGTCAAGAAAACTCCTCACCATTTACCCCGGTCTTAAATGTTTGTTCATGTCAGGTTACACTGCCAACGTTATTGCCCACCACGGTGTTCTGGATACGGGCGTGCAGTTTATAAACAAACCATTTTCGATGCAAGATCTGGCAGCTAAAGTGAGGGATGTGCTCGATGATGGGGAGTGA
- a CDS encoding V4R domain-containing protein yields the protein MQDVYDFKWEDLGDLSEGRPNLGTETSVVAYRLMQYTFKDAFSKVLGKQKTVELFVKAGFLAGQEFCKNALDTSLPFSQFIAALKEKLISLKIGILMIEKADEKKLHFVLTVSEDLDCSGLPIFEESVCDYDEGFIAGIFEEYTGKKITAKEVDCWATGDRTCRFEVKPIEDLNGPS from the coding sequence ATGCAAGATGTTTATGACTTTAAATGGGAAGACTTGGGCGACCTTTCCGAGGGGCGCCCAAATTTGGGAACTGAAACATCAGTTGTAGCCTATCGGCTCATGCAGTATACGTTCAAAGATGCTTTTTCCAAAGTGCTTGGCAAGCAAAAGACCGTTGAATTGTTTGTTAAAGCCGGTTTTCTTGCCGGTCAGGAGTTTTGCAAGAACGCTCTTGACACGTCACTGCCATTTAGCCAATTCATAGCGGCTTTGAAAGAAAAACTCATATCACTGAAAATTGGTATTTTAATGATCGAAAAGGCGGATGAAAAAAAACTTCACTTCGTCTTAACTGTGTCAGAAGATCTTGATTGTTCAGGGTTACCAATATTTGAAGAGTCTGTTTGTGATTACGATGAGGGCTTTATTGCAGGTATTTTTGAAGAATATACCGGTAAAAAAATCACAGCCAAGGAAGTTGATTGTTGGGCTACCGGAGACAGAACATGCCGATTTGAAGTAAAACCAATTGAGGATTTAAATGGACCATCGTGA
- a CDS encoding sensor domain-containing diguanylate cyclase, protein MDHREILEEIDTCLKTAIGHGLGSKGLIFPVDPITVEDEELRAICNRFATIFDMINESYQYSERLARGDLSAKSSRNNIFSMPLKGLQASLAHMTWQARQVAEGDLNQQVHFLGEFSYSFNCMILSLREKEIIKQRLKQITDVLGEGVLLVDSDGKIIFANPEAMRLLGYSFDEIEGCLIHEVIHKQQPDGTLYNSGENPFFNAIVSGNDYNNDDGVFTCKSGLLMPISFACRAVFKNETRDGAVIAFRDITVQKKNLQSLEGINELLEKQASTDALTGIFNRMKFNQTLTSEIKRAKRYRVALSLILFDIDHFKQVNDSYGHLSGDTVLKHLARLVASNLREIDIFARWGGEEFVIQAPETSLESAIKLAEKLRSKIENYVFPAPKKITVSFGVATFRSSDNDITLVNRADEALYRAKEGGRNQVVSHA, encoded by the coding sequence ATGGACCATCGTGAGATTTTAGAAGAGATAGATACCTGCCTGAAAACGGCTATCGGGCATGGACTTGGAAGCAAGGGTCTTATTTTTCCAGTAGATCCAATTACGGTCGAGGATGAGGAACTCAGGGCTATTTGTAATCGGTTTGCAACAATCTTCGACATGATTAATGAATCATATCAATATTCCGAACGGTTAGCCCGGGGGGATCTTAGCGCCAAATCATCTCGCAATAATATTTTTTCAATGCCACTTAAAGGATTACAAGCAAGTTTGGCGCATATGACATGGCAGGCCAGGCAGGTTGCTGAAGGTGACCTGAACCAGCAGGTACATTTTCTGGGTGAGTTTTCATACTCGTTTAACTGCATGATTCTGTCTTTGCGTGAAAAAGAAATCATAAAACAACGGTTGAAACAGATAACCGATGTGCTGGGTGAGGGTGTTTTGTTAGTTGATTCTGACGGGAAGATTATTTTTGCAAATCCTGAGGCAATGCGCCTGCTTGGATATAGCTTTGATGAAATTGAAGGGTGTCTTATTCATGAAGTGATCCATAAACAACAACCGGATGGCACTCTATACAATTCTGGGGAAAATCCATTCTTCAATGCCATCGTATCGGGAAATGATTACAATAATGATGATGGCGTCTTTACCTGTAAATCTGGCTTATTGATGCCCATAAGCTTTGCCTGCAGGGCTGTTTTTAAAAATGAAACACGGGATGGAGCCGTCATTGCATTCCGAGATATTACCGTGCAGAAAAAAAATTTGCAATCCCTTGAGGGCATCAATGAACTGCTGGAAAAACAGGCCTCCACAGATGCACTCACAGGAATATTTAATCGAATGAAGTTCAACCAGACATTAACAAGTGAGATAAAAAGAGCGAAACGTTACAGGGTAGCCCTGTCACTGATTCTTTTTGATATTGACCATTTCAAACAAGTCAACGACAGCTATGGTCATCTGTCCGGTGACACTGTTTTAAAGCATCTTGCCAGACTTGTGGCATCCAATTTGAGGGAGATAGACATTTTTGCACGCTGGGGAGGGGAAGAGTTTGTAATCCAGGCACCCGAAACTTCTCTTGAGAGTGCTATAAAATTAGCCGAGAAGTTGCGAAGTAAAATTGAAAATTATGTTTTTCCAGCCCCCAAAAAAATCACCGTAAGCTTCGGTGTTGCAACCTTTCGAAGCAGTGATAATGATATCACCCTTGTAAATCGGGCAGATGAAGCACTATACCGTGCAAAAGAAGGCGGTCGGAATCAAGTTGTGTCTCATGCTTAA
- a CDS encoding PilZ domain-containing protein, with the protein MNISDEIIKRVHNLTLDQQKDLLDHLKDLQKGQQREYPRLPDKMNIDAVVDDKVIQSYTRDISACGVYINTAGTVEMGKDAMVVFTIPDADITLKLNLKVASPYWSPESIGQGAPSAGFLS; encoded by the coding sequence ATGAATATTTCAGATGAAATCATCAAGAGAGTCCACAACCTTACCCTTGATCAACAAAAAGATCTTCTTGACCATCTTAAAGACCTTCAAAAAGGACAACAAAGAGAATATCCACGCCTACCGGACAAAATGAATATTGATGCTGTGGTGGATGACAAGGTTATCCAGAGCTATACTCGGGATATCAGTGCATGTGGCGTGTATATCAACACAGCAGGTACCGTTGAAATGGGCAAAGATGCTATGGTTGTTTTTACAATTCCAGACGCAGATATCACCTTAAAATTGAACCTAAAAGTTGCAAGCCCTTACTGGAGCCCTGAGAGTATAGGCCAAGGGGCACCCTCAGCCGGATTTTTGAGCTAA
- a CDS encoding IS1380-like element ISDau1 family transposase: protein MMRKFHTQFTEKNLTGNAGLINLGRFAEKLGLPKILTNHLTIERAPNADYQVSDVVMMLAFGVLVGVKHMSHMAILRTDEVIRALFKWDNFPVSTSFGRIFKLFTQNHCKELSDAESVARNKVWNKKWFGKVTLDMDSSVRGVYGTQEGAAKGYNSRKKGQRSYHPLLCFVAENRECLHNWFRTGSAYSANGSVEFMKECFAKLPKRVWKVFVRADSAFFDGALLDLLESKSCQYLIKVNLRGLTTLLEKQSWRKIARRPGYESTQFEYKCSGWSKPRTFVAVRLLTEVIIEEDALFESKKYDYDYFCYISNLKLSPWATHKRYGKRATSENWIEWCKNQMSSGSILTQEFWANSAIFQTSILAYNLLVWMMWLNNEDGFNEEPNTIRMCLIHVPARLMTRSRQWIVRLSKNYFYKDRWQQLEESIMQLDFD, encoded by the coding sequence ATGATGAGGAAGTTTCATACACAATTTACTGAAAAAAACCTTACGGGCAACGCAGGGCTGATCAATCTTGGCAGGTTCGCGGAAAAGTTAGGCCTTCCAAAAATATTGACCAACCATCTCACCATCGAACGTGCGCCCAACGCAGACTACCAGGTGAGCGATGTGGTGATGATGCTCGCTTTTGGTGTCCTGGTCGGGGTCAAACATATGAGTCATATGGCAATTCTCAGGACTGACGAGGTTATCCGTGCCCTTTTTAAATGGGACAATTTTCCTGTCAGCACCTCCTTCGGGCGTATTTTTAAACTTTTTACCCAGAACCATTGCAAGGAATTATCCGATGCTGAATCGGTCGCCAGGAATAAAGTGTGGAACAAGAAATGGTTTGGGAAAGTCACCCTTGATATGGACTCATCTGTTCGAGGGGTGTATGGCACCCAGGAAGGAGCGGCCAAAGGGTACAACTCAAGGAAAAAAGGTCAGCGAAGTTATCATCCCCTACTGTGCTTTGTTGCAGAAAACAGAGAGTGCCTTCATAATTGGTTCCGTACTGGGAGTGCCTATTCTGCCAATGGCAGTGTTGAATTTATGAAGGAATGTTTTGCCAAGTTGCCCAAGCGGGTTTGGAAAGTATTTGTTCGAGCTGATAGCGCTTTTTTTGATGGAGCACTTCTGGACCTGCTTGAGTCAAAAAGCTGCCAATATTTAATCAAGGTCAATCTTAGGGGACTCACCACCCTTTTGGAAAAGCAGTCCTGGCGAAAGATTGCGCGTAGACCAGGATATGAAAGCACTCAATTCGAATATAAATGCTCAGGATGGTCAAAACCCAGGACCTTTGTTGCTGTAAGGCTATTAACGGAAGTTATAATCGAAGAAGATGCCCTGTTCGAATCAAAAAAATATGATTATGATTATTTTTGCTATATTTCAAATTTAAAGCTTAGCCCTTGGGCAACCCATAAAAGATATGGGAAACGAGCCACGAGCGAGAACTGGATTGAGTGGTGCAAAAATCAAATGTCATCGGGTAGTATCTTGACGCAGGAATTTTGGGCAAACTCGGCCATCTTTCAAACTTCCATTCTGGCATACAATCTGTTGGTTTGGATGATGTGGCTGAATAATGAAGATGGTTTCAATGAAGAACCAAACACCATTCGAATGTGCCTGATCCATGTTCCGGCACGATTAATGACCCGGAGCCGGCAGTGGATCGTGCGATTGTCAAAGAACTATTTTTACAAGGACAGATGGCAGCAGTTGGAAGAATCCATAATGCAATTGGATTTTGACTGA
- a CDS encoding acetamidase/formamidase family protein has product MAKQTVFVNTFTNGVIGPSAKMVGPVVDGGFIVAQTAAGCWGPMITPELHGGHEVASPVLVENAEVGDAIAIRLISIAVTSDVTTSGNDISDPERCVGDPYVAGKCPNCGTINPPTEVVGIGEDCVVCKICGKPCSPFKFSNGCTIAFDKAKTIGLTLNEEATKKTASNAKHYMHTPDNSIQNPAVAMQPHDIPGVVAR; this is encoded by the coding sequence ATGGCTAAGCAAACAGTATTTGTAAATACTTTTACCAATGGGGTGATAGGGCCGAGTGCAAAAATGGTAGGGCCGGTAGTCGATGGTGGATTTATCGTTGCCCAAACAGCGGCAGGCTGTTGGGGACCGATGATTACACCTGAACTTCATGGTGGGCATGAAGTGGCTTCTCCTGTTTTAGTTGAGAATGCTGAAGTAGGAGATGCAATTGCTATTAGGTTAATATCAATAGCGGTTACTTCTGACGTTACTACATCTGGTAATGATATTTCTGACCCTGAAAGATGCGTTGGTGACCCTTACGTAGCGGGGAAGTGCCCAAATTGTGGCACGATTAATCCGCCGACAGAAGTAGTTGGTATTGGCGAGGATTGTGTCGTATGTAAAATATGTGGGAAACCTTGCTCACCATTTAAATTTTCTAATGGATGTACAATAGCCTTTGATAAAGCTAAAACAATAGGACTAACACTTAACGAAGAAGCAACCAAAAAGACCGCAAGTAATGCTAAGCATTATATGCATACTCCTGATAATTCCATTCAAAATCCAGCAGTAGCTATGCAACCACACGATATCCCAGGTGTTGTTGCTAGGTAA
- the tnpC gene encoding IS66 family transposase, producing MKTYNLQYDPILFLVIRGVNFQLERGVNFRLQILTMCNWAQKICESCEILFAILKNEILSGPLIQIDETPVQVLNEPGKKNTTKSYMWVFRGGSHEHPGLLFEYHPTRAGDAAVAFLQGYTGVVQTDGYSGYGFLDNESNISHMGCWAHARRKFMDVVKAGGTNKNGKPRAGAADQALKYIRKLYRIEKEAKLIELTGEDLVQERQAKAKPVLDEFKRWLDVKIEEVPPKSLLGKAIGYALNQWHRLIVYVETSHVTPDNNMAENSIRPFTIGRKNWLFSGAPEGATASAGIYSLIETAKANGLEPYWYLRFLFENLPQAMTEADYKALLPQYLTPSQLSGPPKIS from the coding sequence ATAAAAACTTATAATCTTCAGTATGACCCCATACTGTTTCTTGTCATCAGGGGGGTCAATTTTCAGTTAGAAAGGGGGGTCAATTTTAGGTTGCAAATTCTAACCATGTGCAACTGGGCACAAAAAATATGCGAAAGTTGTGAAATTCTTTTTGCAATACTTAAAAACGAAATCCTTTCGGGACCATTAATCCAGATTGACGAGACTCCGGTCCAGGTTCTCAACGAACCTGGAAAAAAGAACACAACTAAATCCTATATGTGGGTATTCCGAGGAGGGTCCCATGAGCATCCCGGTCTCCTTTTTGAATACCACCCCACCCGTGCAGGTGATGCTGCTGTTGCTTTTTTGCAGGGATATACAGGTGTTGTTCAGACAGATGGGTATTCTGGCTATGGCTTTCTGGATAATGAGTCAAATATCTCTCACATGGGGTGCTGGGCACATGCACGCCGTAAATTCATGGATGTCGTTAAGGCTGGTGGAACAAATAAGAATGGCAAACCCAGAGCTGGTGCTGCCGACCAGGCGCTGAAATACATCCGGAAGCTCTATAGAATTGAAAAAGAAGCTAAACTGATCGAGTTAACCGGTGAAGACCTTGTCCAGGAACGACAGGCAAAGGCCAAACCGGTACTGGATGAATTCAAACGCTGGCTGGATGTCAAAATTGAAGAGGTTCCACCCAAAAGTTTATTGGGAAAAGCTATTGGCTACGCCTTAAATCAGTGGCACAGACTCATTGTATATGTCGAAACGAGTCATGTAACCCCTGACAACAATATGGCTGAAAACAGCATCAGGCCCTTTACGATAGGTCGAAAAAATTGGTTATTTTCGGGAGCACCAGAGGGAGCAACCGCCAGTGCAGGAATCTACAGCCTTATTGAAACTGCCAAAGCAAATGGCCTTGAGCCATATTGGTATCTTCGCTTCCTTTTTGAAAATCTTCCCCAGGCCATGACTGAGGCAGATTATAAAGCCTTGTTGCCACAGTATCTGACACCGTCCCAACTCTCAGGCCCTCCTAAAATCTCATAA
- the istB gene encoding IS21-like element helper ATPase IstB, with product MNPGVDIRIKQNLKDLKLAAMLRELSSHLRDARENQQSHEEFLLNLTETEVRIRAENSLKRRIKESKFPLMKPMETFDFEKAPDLDASLVKTLSTCEFIEKKQNAIFLGRSGTGKTHLATALGIEACRKGYKTRFVTGCGIVNDLVEARDDKCLKRVLSRYARYDLLILDELGYVPFTVEGSQLLFQVLTERHEKKSIIITTNLGFADWTQIFGDPNLTSALLDRITHRAHIIQCVWDSFRLKDSLSLKGKMG from the coding sequence ATGAATCCTGGTGTCGACATTCGCATTAAGCAAAATTTGAAAGATTTAAAATTGGCAGCCATGCTGAGAGAACTATCATCCCACCTCAGGGATGCCCGTGAGAATCAACAAAGCCATGAAGAGTTTCTGCTTAATTTAACGGAAACAGAGGTAAGGATCAGGGCAGAAAACAGCCTCAAACGAAGAATCAAGGAGTCCAAATTCCCTTTGATGAAGCCCATGGAGACCTTTGATTTTGAAAAGGCTCCGGACTTGGATGCCAGTCTGGTGAAGACGCTTTCCACATGTGAGTTTATAGAAAAAAAGCAGAATGCAATTTTTCTGGGTAGAAGCGGAACTGGTAAGACCCACCTGGCAACTGCTTTAGGGATCGAGGCCTGCCGGAAAGGCTATAAAACGCGATTTGTCACGGGATGCGGTATTGTGAATGACCTGGTGGAGGCCCGGGATGACAAGTGCTTAAAGCGTGTGCTGAGCCGTTATGCCCGCTATGATCTCTTGATTCTAGACGAACTAGGGTACGTACCTTTCACAGTAGAAGGGTCCCAGCTGCTTTTTCAGGTTCTGACTGAACGACATGAAAAAAAATCTATCATCATAACCACCAATCTTGGATTTGCTGACTGGACCCAAATCTTTGGCGATCCCAATTTGACATCCGCCCTGCTGGATCGGATCACCCACAGGGCCCATATTATTCAATGCGTCTGGGACAGCTTCAGGCTGAAAGACTCACTGAGTTTAAAAGGAAAAATGGGATAA